The DNA sequence CATTTTTACGCTATTCGCCTGCCGACTCATTTGAGTCGGAATAGAGGAATTTGCTCATGGCAAAGAAACCTGTGGCCAAGAAGGCCGCTGCGAAACCCGCCGCCAAAGCGGCAACGACCACTCGTCGGACTGCTGCTGCCAAGCCAGCCGCAAAACCGGCCGCAAAGCCGGCTGCACGCACAGCTGCGAAACCGGCTGCACGTGCGGCTGCGGCTCCGAAGAAGGTCGTCACCGTCACCCTGCGCCAGCTGGCTGCTGAACTGGCCGAAGCGCATGGCATGACGAAAAAGCAGACTGAAGCCGTTCTGGGCGATCTGGTCTCCATGACCACGAAGCGCCTGAAGAAGGGCGAAAAAGTCCGTTTCACGGGCCTTGGCACGATGGAAGTGCGCAAGCGTCCGGCCCGCATGGGCCGCAACCCG is a window from the uncultured Hyphomonas sp. genome containing:
- a CDS encoding HU family DNA-binding protein gives rise to the protein MAKKPVAKKAAAKPAAKAATTTRRTAAAKPAAKPAAKPAARTAAKPAARAAAAPKKVVTVTLRQLAAELAEAHGMTKKQTEAVLGDLVSMTTKRLKKGEKVRFTGLGTMEVRKRPARMGRNPATGEAIKIKASKKVAFRVAKELKESV